The following coding sequences are from one Methanococcoides orientis window:
- a CDS encoding DHHA1 domain-containing protein, giving the protein MIEKIQQIRSKALKCSSEIQRYDSVYVVSHIDADGLTSAGIIGKALERAGIDHSIHFVKQLDEVEIEAIANQNPELAIFTDLGSGMIESLNSHGINSIISDHHQPRGELEHHLNPHLFGFNGSYELSGSGMTYMLANALGDNRDLADLAIVGAIGDLQHLKRGHLTGINRYILEEGAKEGSLSYEKDIMLFGKQTRPVFKLLQFASDPYLPGLTGNEDACIGFLHDLGIRFSGDERWRRWIDLEQNDKQKVVSALVQYCLRSGLPPYKIERLIGEVYLLMKEKEGTEMRDASEYSTLLNATARYGHADIGLAVCMGDRGKAYESARQLLSEHRQNLVNGLMFVKENGITELNNIQYFDAGSNIMETIVGIIAGMSTSIAGNRSLPIIAFADSKDGVKVSARGTQDLIRKGLNLSEAMAVTTAEIGGAGGGHDIAAGATIPFNVKEEFLQKLDSVIGEQLRKK; this is encoded by the coding sequence ATGATTGAAAAAATCCAACAGATAAGGTCAAAAGCTTTGAAGTGTTCATCTGAAATACAGAGGTACGATTCTGTATATGTAGTCTCACACATAGATGCTGACGGCCTTACATCCGCCGGGATCATTGGCAAAGCTCTCGAAAGGGCAGGCATTGATCATTCCATCCATTTTGTCAAGCAACTGGACGAAGTTGAAATTGAGGCCATAGCCAACCAGAATCCGGAACTTGCGATCTTCACTGACCTTGGCAGCGGTATGATAGAGTCGCTCAACTCACACGGCATCAATTCAATAATATCAGACCATCACCAGCCACGGGGAGAACTGGAACATCACCTAAACCCCCACCTTTTCGGGTTCAACGGATCATACGAGCTCAGCGGCTCCGGAATGACCTACATGCTTGCAAATGCCCTTGGGGACAACAGGGATCTTGCCGACCTTGCCATAGTTGGAGCCATAGGGGACCTACAGCATTTGAAACGAGGACATCTTACAGGAATTAACCGCTACATCCTCGAAGAGGGGGCAAAGGAAGGCAGCCTGAGTTACGAGAAGGACATAATGCTCTTCGGAAAACAGACACGCCCTGTCTTCAAACTACTCCAGTTCGCATCCGACCCATACCTTCCCGGACTTACCGGAAATGAAGATGCATGCATTGGATTTTTGCATGACCTTGGAATACGCTTCAGCGGGGATGAACGTTGGAGAAGATGGATCGACCTTGAGCAAAATGACAAGCAGAAAGTTGTATCCGCCCTCGTGCAATACTGCCTTCGTTCAGGCTTACCACCATACAAGATCGAGAGACTCATTGGAGAGGTATACCTGCTCATGAAAGAAAAGGAAGGCACAGAAATGAGAGATGCATCAGAATATTCCACTTTGCTCAACGCCACAGCACGCTACGGACATGCGGACATTGGCCTGGCGGTCTGCATGGGCGATCGCGGCAAAGCTTATGAATCCGCCCGCCAGCTGCTGAGCGAGCACCGGCAGAACCTTGTGAACGGACTTATGTTCGTCAAGGAGAACGGCATCACAGAACTCAACAACATCCAGTATTTCGATGCAGGATCCAATATAATGGAGACCATCGTTGGGATCATTGCAGGCATGAGCACATCCATCGCAGGAAACCGCTCCCTTCCGATAATAGCCTTTGCAGATTCGAAGGACGGTGTAAAGGTCTCAGCCCGCGGAACGCAGGATCTGATCAGGAAAGGGCTCAACCTGTCTGAAGCCATGGCGGTGACAACAGCAGAGATAGGAGGCGCAGGAGGAGGTCACGATATCGCAGCAGGTGCCACCATACCATTCAATGTAAAAGAAGAATTCCTGCAAAAGCTCGATTCCGTCATTGGTGAGCAATTGCGCAAAAAGTGA
- a CDS encoding AAA family ATPase has translation MKLKRVRVENIRSYKDLDISFEDGVTVVSGVNGSGKSSLLEACFTGLFGSRTLSKEFVLSDLIRKGATKASILVDFDNKGHEYNIEQGYKINPRTGSASNNKSVFKIDGDIMVDQASQTYEAVKALLKMDEEAYKNCVYIRQGEVDVLINAKTKDRQRMIDDLLQIGKLEEYRERAGSARKGVGRHQRETDARIKDNVADIENIESSNPYQVLNTVKTEMNETGAKITDFESKKERARGIVESIGEKISKYTETQEQKKAIDLEIKGFKSKITTTYSEIERSRNLVGSGRQEVQQLKSATADLSKQINVPEDADIEIYSVSIEKEEVSARDVVSSIVKKRELAQSSERSQNEFLLNLNEQVKTTSIAIQNKEAKIKTIQEDIERLSAESRKLDDENANRSKEASELGFPADKLENIEDIAELLSMKQKQLHGKERERSATLAELEKRVKKSKELLDKGLCPTCGQDLKGSKICEETAVDEEQKAEMLAELQSIRSEQAEVETKVERVRKAKEIAKRIVENDHLTQIKKKDIAANEKLIEENHRTIREERKKESGLKEQITEVTISIRKIREDIISLGKDETAARDSHKVVKEKLDVARNIRTNQLEISKVQNDIQRLQDGINNGLEKVGLFEEQIKDRKQRLDHLEKVLGDVNIDKLQTEKMQYESAYKNIVSELERSNLRIKELHKEVGRVEGEIKRLNELKQKHKLLTNKKEFLAAVYNDAEELETMYIRLRAELRAKNIDALDRLLNEIFSFMYTNNAYSHIKLDQEYNLTIYEKDGTALEPKLLSGGERAIFNLVLRCAIYRLLSHSPGTTGSSELPPLILDEPTVFLDRGHIHQLIKLIDMMRDIGVGQILIVSHDESLIDSADHVFVVEKDPITNSSSISAK, from the coding sequence GTGAAACTGAAAAGGGTACGTGTTGAGAACATTAGAAGCTACAAAGACCTTGACATAAGCTTTGAAGATGGAGTTACCGTGGTATCCGGTGTGAACGGGAGCGGTAAATCCAGCCTGCTGGAAGCATGTTTCACAGGACTTTTCGGTAGCCGCACCCTTTCAAAGGAATTCGTGCTTTCCGACCTTATCCGCAAGGGTGCAACAAAGGCATCCATTCTGGTCGATTTTGATAACAAAGGACATGAGTACAACATTGAGCAGGGGTACAAGATAAATCCCAGGACCGGAAGTGCATCCAACAACAAGTCGGTATTCAAGATCGACGGGGATATCATGGTCGACCAGGCCAGCCAGACCTATGAAGCTGTAAAAGCACTTCTGAAAATGGACGAGGAAGCCTACAAGAACTGCGTGTACATCCGCCAGGGAGAGGTCGATGTATTGATCAATGCAAAGACAAAGGACCGGCAGCGGATGATCGATGACCTGCTCCAGATAGGGAAACTGGAAGAGTACAGGGAGCGTGCAGGTAGTGCGAGGAAAGGTGTGGGAAGACATCAGAGAGAAACAGACGCTCGCATCAAGGACAACGTTGCAGATATTGAAAATATTGAAAGCTCCAACCCATACCAGGTGCTCAATACAGTCAAAACTGAGATGAATGAGACCGGAGCGAAAATTACTGATTTTGAGTCTAAGAAAGAGCGTGCCAGAGGAATTGTGGAATCCATTGGGGAGAAGATAAGCAAATACACAGAAACCCAGGAGCAAAAGAAAGCGATCGATCTTGAGATAAAAGGCTTCAAGTCAAAGATAACGACAACATACAGTGAAATTGAGAGATCCAGGAACCTTGTTGGTTCCGGCAGGCAGGAAGTCCAGCAGCTTAAAAGTGCAACTGCCGACCTTTCCAAACAGATAAATGTTCCAGAAGATGCTGATATTGAGATTTATAGTGTATCCATAGAGAAAGAGGAGGTCAGTGCCCGGGATGTTGTCAGCAGCATTGTCAAAAAGAGGGAACTGGCACAAAGCAGTGAGCGATCGCAGAATGAATTCCTCCTTAACCTGAATGAACAGGTAAAGACGACATCCATTGCCATACAGAATAAGGAAGCCAAGATCAAAACCATTCAGGAAGATATTGAAAGGCTTTCTGCAGAAAGCAGGAAACTGGATGATGAGAACGCTAACAGATCAAAGGAAGCCTCTGAACTTGGATTCCCTGCTGATAAACTTGAAAATATAGAGGATATTGCTGAACTTCTGAGCATGAAGCAAAAACAGCTTCACGGAAAGGAAAGGGAAAGGTCTGCCACCCTTGCAGAGCTTGAGAAAAGGGTGAAGAAATCCAAGGAGCTACTGGACAAGGGACTGTGCCCCACCTGCGGACAGGACCTTAAAGGCTCAAAGATATGCGAAGAAACAGCAGTGGATGAAGAACAAAAGGCCGAGATGTTGGCCGAGCTCCAGAGCATACGTTCCGAACAGGCAGAAGTGGAAACAAAAGTGGAACGTGTCAGGAAAGCAAAGGAAATTGCAAAAAGGATCGTAGAGAACGATCACCTGACCCAGATAAAGAAGAAAGACATCGCTGCCAATGAGAAGCTGATCGAAGAGAACCACAGGACCATCAGGGAAGAGAGGAAGAAGGAAAGTGGTCTTAAAGAGCAGATCACTGAGGTCACGATATCGATCAGGAAGATCAGGGAAGATATTATTTCCCTGGGAAAAGATGAAACTGCTGCGAGGGATTCTCACAAAGTTGTAAAAGAGAAGCTCGATGTTGCAAGAAATATACGAACTAACCAGCTTGAGATCAGTAAGGTCCAGAATGACATACAACGGTTACAGGACGGGATCAATAACGGGCTGGAAAAGGTCGGACTGTTCGAGGAGCAGATAAAGGATAGGAAGCAGCGTCTTGACCACCTGGAAAAGGTACTTGGCGATGTCAATATAGATAAGCTCCAGACCGAAAAGATGCAGTACGAAAGTGCGTACAAAAATATCGTTTCCGAACTGGAAAGATCGAACCTGAGGATAAAGGAGCTTCACAAGGAAGTGGGGCGCGTCGAAGGAGAGATCAAGAGGCTTAATGAACTTAAGCAAAAGCACAAGTTGCTTACCAATAAGAAGGAGTTTCTGGCAGCCGTTTACAATGACGCGGAAGAGCTTGAGACCATGTACATACGACTGCGTGCTGAACTGCGTGCAAAGAATATTGATGCGCTTGACAGGTTACTCAATGAGATATTCTCTTTCATGTACACCAACAATGCATACTCGCACATCAAGCTTGACCAGGAATACAATCTTACCATCTATGAAAAGGATGGCACTGCCCTTGAACCAAAATTGTTGAGCGGAGGCGAGAGAGCGATATTCAACCTTGTGCTGAGGTGCGCTATCTATCGTTTATTGTCACATTCACCCGGAACTACAGGCAGTTCAGAGCTCCCACCGCTGATACTGGACGAGCCCACCGTGTTCCTTGATCGCGGACACATCCATCAGCTGATAAAACTTATCGACATGATGCGGGACATCGGTGTTGGACAGATCCTGATAGTATCACACGATGAATCACTGATCGATTCTGCAGACCATGTGTTCGTAGTTGAGAAAGACCCCATCACAAATAGTTCTTCCATTTCCGCAAAATGA
- a CDS encoding metallophosphoesterase family protein — MERDIRILHTADTHIGYRQYHSEVRRQDFIDAFSRVIDDAIEMKMDAVVHAGDLFDSRNPTLEDILDTINILSKLKPYNIPFLSIVGNHESKQHTQWLDLFESMEIAIRLGTDPYRIENVAIYGIDNVPRSKIPLFDYSKFTDENCGEFNIVVMHQLMSPFPFGEWDCEEVINGLPFDVHAILLGDYHKNEKTRVLQTWVTYCGSTERNSAAESDARTYNIITINDNGIEIGRRNILTREFLFIPVELRDMDSAYELIINTVKEYDVSEKVVFVDISGNPEVTISYNEIEEFLANQKVLVTRIRDMRRGEDIQEDKPVEVSFSDPDEAVKKEIGKMTLTSGGIMIDEIVRDPGVPKTKVDLEAETRIGNLLSSIDFMQPGTYMIQKDTKSDEGTEIVTVADKTESQEAADVQQVAETPEEYNVRNVPEKDAAPEEIVVKDETEPPETDDEPPELSDITSDMTEPSETNGSKEKEVEAPKPKQYNLGDYL, encoded by the coding sequence ATGGAGAGGGATATCAGAATACTGCATACTGCTGACACACATATCGGATACCGGCAGTACCATAGTGAAGTGCGCAGGCAGGATTTTATTGATGCTTTTTCCAGGGTCATTGATGATGCCATTGAGATGAAGATGGATGCTGTTGTCCATGCAGGCGACCTTTTTGATTCAAGGAACCCTACGCTTGAGGACATCCTTGACACGATCAATATACTCTCAAAGCTAAAACCATACAATATCCCGTTCCTATCTATAGTGGGAAACCACGAAAGCAAGCAGCATACCCAATGGCTTGACCTGTTCGAGAGCATGGAGATCGCTATTCGGCTTGGGACCGACCCATACAGGATAGAGAATGTTGCCATCTATGGAATCGACAATGTCCCGAGATCGAAGATACCGCTTTTTGATTATTCGAAGTTCACAGATGAGAACTGTGGAGAATTCAACATTGTAGTAATGCACCAGCTGATGTCCCCATTCCCCTTTGGCGAGTGGGATTGCGAGGAGGTCATCAACGGCCTTCCTTTTGACGTACATGCCATCCTGCTGGGAGATTATCACAAGAATGAAAAAACCAGGGTCTTGCAGACCTGGGTAACCTATTGTGGAAGCACAGAACGTAACAGTGCAGCCGAAAGCGATGCCCGCACGTATAACATTATTACGATAAATGATAACGGCATCGAAATCGGCAGACGTAACATCCTCACCCGCGAGTTCCTGTTCATTCCGGTTGAGCTGCGGGACATGGATAGTGCCTACGAGCTGATCATCAATACCGTCAAAGAGTATGATGTTTCTGAAAAAGTTGTCTTTGTGGATATATCAGGAAACCCGGAAGTCACGATATCCTACAATGAGATAGAGGAGTTCCTTGCGAACCAGAAGGTCCTTGTAACCCGTATAAGGGACATGAGGCGCGGAGAAGATATCCAGGAGGATAAACCAGTAGAGGTTTCCTTTTCAGATCCTGACGAAGCAGTCAAAAAAGAGATCGGGAAAATGACACTTACCAGCGGCGGCATCATGATAGACGAAATAGTAAGGGATCCGGGCGTTCCCAAGACAAAGGTCGACCTTGAAGCTGAAACACGAATAGGCAACCTGCTTTCAAGTATTGATTTTATGCAGCCGGGAACATACATGATCCAAAAGGATACAAAAAGCGACGAAGGTACGGAAATCGTAACAGTTGCTGATAAAACCGAGAGCCAGGAAGCTGCGGATGTTCAACAGGTTGCTGAAACCCCTGAAGAATATAACGTCCGCAATGTGCCCGAAAAAGATGCTGCCCCAGAGGAGATCGTGGTTAAGGATGAAACTGAACCACCAGAAACAGATGATGAACCACCCGAACTATCTGACATAACCTCCGATATGACCGAACCATCTGAGACCAATGGTTCAAAGGAAAAGGAAGTTGAAGCCCCGAAACCAAAGCAATACAATCTGGGGGACTACCTGTGA
- a CDS encoding DUF128 domain-containing protein, whose protein sequence is MINKPHSVQFTSSRIEDLMFRTTFDPVAMAGDVIINLSLIKEEDLESILDVYALAIRGGLSVSPFLKIIKAGESIGDFRISEGDVGIATVCSITIDGVLLKGGVMINPKLGGVVQIKNGHPVRFTDVVTYVSTTIDPLEVLMSQDVTSVSQMLRTGSGKILANLREAPLVARDDIDHILSDMLDAGISGIMEVGEPNSRVLDVPVERDHLGVVVIGGTNPMAMAKEQGFAVRTNAMSTLIDIDEMKHVDDFV, encoded by the coding sequence ATGATCAACAAACCACATAGTGTCCAGTTCACTTCATCTCGTATTGAAGACCTTATGTTCAGGACCACATTCGACCCGGTTGCAATGGCAGGTGATGTTATCATCAATCTGTCTCTCATCAAGGAAGAAGATCTTGAATCTATTCTCGATGTTTACGCGCTGGCTATCAGGGGCGGATTGTCGGTCAGTCCTTTCCTCAAGATAATCAAAGCTGGGGAAAGTATTGGCGATTTCCGGATCTCCGAGGGTGATGTGGGCATTGCCACAGTTTGTAGTATTACCATCGATGGTGTGCTCTTGAAAGGTGGTGTCATGATCAACCCTAAACTTGGAGGGGTCGTGCAGATCAAGAACGGGCATCCGGTGAGGTTCACCGATGTTGTGACCTATGTCAGCACAACTATCGATCCTCTTGAGGTACTGATGTCGCAGGATGTTACTTCTGTATCCCAGATGTTAAGAACAGGCTCAGGCAAGATCCTTGCGAATCTTCGTGAAGCGCCACTGGTAGCAAGGGACGATATCGACCATATTCTCTCTGATATGCTGGATGCAGGTATCAGCGGAATAATGGAAGTTGGGGAGCCAAACTCCAGGGTGCTTGACGTGCCGGTGGAGCGTGATCATCTCGGCGTTGTTGTCATTGGCGGGACCAACCCTATGGCAATGGCAAAGGAGCAAGGGTTTGCGGTTCGCACAAACGCGATGTCAACTTTGATAGACATAGATGAGATGAAACACGTCGATGATTTTGTCTGA
- the smc gene encoding chromosome segregation protein SMC, translating to MYIKEIEFTNFKSFGKKIKIPFFDDFTTISGPNGSGKSNIIDGILFVLGLSSSRTLRAEKLTDLIYNGDKAKKPDFAQVTIKFDNADREMPVDEEEITISRKIRETENGYYSYFYFNGKAVSLTDIHNHLAKARVTPEGYNVVMQGDVTRIITMTAGERRKIIDEIAGVAEFDNKRDRALNELEIVRERVERADILIEEVEKQLEKLKVERDQAVKYQSLKQEKMKFEGFVLLAKLKDAKVELENVNLDIDAKKEVQEKLQQALEQKQEKLEELEKELQELTSEIQRMGEDEQIQVKKDIEEIKGEVSRCVNSIELADNEIEDIDSRRKKAFLDIEQTKNRVNEIDSKLSEETLRKDSIFSEISERKTERMILQSRIADVDEKFAQTRDELTTFKNELENFRNDKSELMRQEDRLLDSLRRRSAEVRDIENEIEDAKVKAQSSDSDTKSAQYEIEKNTEQINSLTKDLDDLESNRFQIKTVVTDLEATLRKQQQDYAMLEARVRAAEDTSNYSKAVDMIIAEKKHHGLPGIYGTIAELGSVDQKYSTALGVAAGGRMQAIVVETDQDASRGIQFLKQQRGGRATFLPLNKMEARRPYKDLSDRQGVIGYAIDLIDFDPKFEAAYWYVFRDTLIVDTLENARRLIGGLRMVTLEGEVIEKSGAMTGGSMQRKSGLSFAASEKDKLIKIAEKLTEFESRRNTAIKKLDSVESHIADINREIHELEKEISKKEMIFEEIGSRAERLSQLIEDKNSELSEIEEQRSKLREEMELVVSQKNEKDEKSGELEEKIAVIEEKLSESEIPELNKQAERIDEEMRRLDGRIRDIEADINALNLDREYASSRIEDSRQLVKEMDEKRSTHRERVDGFKAKITELEATLQSKQQREQELTEELKEMQQKRAIKQTEYNAAEKDLLATRSRLDDADKTMMALEATLSALVDQTKDLKEELDRRGIEEVEDVPNYETVSTRIASIEKAMERLEPVNMRAIDEYDEVDARVVDLKTRRAILFNEREQILDRIDQYETLKKDAFMETYNGINEPFKEIFNELSDGSGELVLDDYEDPFNGGLTLRAQPKEKTLQRLEAMSGGEKSLTALAFVFAIQQYRPAPFYAFDEIDMFLDGANADRVAQRVKKAGTKAQFIVVSLRKPMIEAAERTIGVTMQENNITSITGVKLR from the coding sequence GTGTACATCAAAGAAATTGAATTTACAAACTTCAAATCTTTTGGGAAAAAAATAAAAATACCATTCTTTGATGATTTTACCACCATATCCGGACCAAACGGAAGTGGAAAATCCAATATCATCGACGGGATACTTTTTGTGCTCGGGCTTTCCAGCTCACGTACCCTGAGGGCTGAAAAACTGACAGACCTTATTTATAATGGTGATAAGGCAAAAAAACCTGATTTCGCACAGGTCACGATAAAGTTCGATAATGCCGACCGTGAGATGCCTGTGGACGAAGAAGAGATCACCATCAGCAGGAAGATCAGGGAAACAGAGAACGGATATTATAGTTATTTCTATTTCAACGGGAAAGCGGTCAGCCTTACAGACATCCACAACCACCTTGCAAAGGCACGTGTGACCCCTGAAGGCTATAATGTGGTCATGCAGGGTGATGTTACCCGTATCATCACCATGACAGCAGGTGAGCGCCGCAAGATCATCGATGAGATCGCCGGTGTTGCGGAATTCGACAACAAAAGAGACAGGGCCCTGAACGAACTGGAGATCGTCCGGGAACGTGTCGAAAGGGCTGACATATTAATAGAAGAGGTTGAGAAGCAGCTGGAGAAGCTCAAGGTCGAGCGTGACCAGGCTGTGAAGTACCAGAGCCTCAAACAGGAAAAAATGAAGTTCGAAGGCTTCGTACTTCTTGCAAAGCTCAAGGATGCAAAGGTGGAACTTGAGAACGTGAACCTGGACATAGATGCAAAAAAGGAAGTCCAGGAAAAATTGCAGCAAGCCCTTGAACAGAAGCAGGAAAAACTGGAAGAGCTTGAAAAAGAACTTCAAGAGCTTACCTCCGAGATCCAGAGGATGGGAGAGGACGAGCAGATCCAGGTCAAGAAGGACATCGAGGAGATAAAAGGAGAGGTCTCAAGATGTGTCAACAGCATAGAACTTGCAGATAATGAGATCGAAGACATTGATTCCAGGCGTAAGAAGGCGTTCCTTGATATCGAGCAAACGAAGAACAGGGTCAATGAAATAGATTCAAAGCTGTCTGAGGAAACACTCCGTAAGGACAGTATCTTTTCAGAGATATCCGAAAGAAAGACCGAGAGAATGATCCTGCAAAGCAGGATAGCGGATGTGGATGAGAAGTTCGCCCAGACCAGAGATGAGCTTACAACGTTCAAGAATGAACTGGAAAATTTCAGGAACGACAAGAGCGAGCTGATGCGACAGGAAGATCGCCTGCTTGACTCCCTGAGAAGAAGGTCAGCAGAAGTAAGGGATATCGAGAACGAGATAGAGGATGCAAAGGTTAAAGCACAATCATCAGACAGCGATACAAAGTCTGCGCAATATGAGATAGAAAAAAATACCGAGCAGATAAATTCCCTGACAAAGGACCTTGATGACCTTGAAAGCAATCGTTTCCAGATAAAGACCGTAGTAACAGACCTTGAAGCTACGCTCAGAAAACAGCAGCAGGATTACGCAATGCTGGAAGCGCGTGTCCGTGCGGCAGAGGATACCAGCAATTATTCCAAAGCTGTGGACATGATAATCGCCGAGAAGAAACACCACGGACTTCCCGGAATCTACGGCACCATCGCCGAACTTGGAAGCGTGGACCAGAAATATTCCACAGCACTTGGTGTTGCAGCAGGCGGACGTATGCAGGCGATCGTTGTGGAAACTGACCAGGACGCATCACGTGGCATACAGTTTTTGAAACAGCAGCGCGGAGGACGTGCAACCTTCCTGCCACTTAACAAGATGGAGGCAAGGCGGCCTTACAAGGACCTTTCCGACCGCCAGGGCGTCATCGGCTATGCCATTGACCTGATCGACTTTGACCCAAAGTTCGAGGCTGCATACTGGTACGTATTCAGGGACACACTTATTGTTGACACACTTGAGAATGCACGCCGCCTCATCGGCGGTCTTCGCATGGTCACACTCGAAGGAGAGGTCATTGAAAAGAGCGGTGCAATGACCGGAGGATCCATGCAAAGGAAATCTGGACTCTCATTTGCAGCCTCTGAAAAGGACAAGCTCATAAAGATCGCTGAAAAACTTACCGAATTTGAGTCAAGACGCAATACTGCGATCAAGAAGCTGGACAGCGTTGAGAGCCATATTGCGGATATTAACCGTGAGATCCATGAGCTGGAGAAGGAGATCTCAAAGAAGGAAATGATCTTTGAGGAGATAGGCAGCAGGGCAGAACGCCTCAGCCAGCTGATCGAGGACAAGAACAGCGAACTTTCAGAGATAGAAGAACAGCGCTCGAAGCTCCGCGAAGAAATGGAACTGGTCGTTTCCCAAAAGAATGAGAAGGATGAGAAGTCCGGGGAACTGGAAGAGAAGATCGCCGTCATTGAGGAGAAGCTTTCCGAATCAGAGATACCTGAACTTAACAAACAGGCTGAACGCATCGATGAAGAGATGCGCAGGCTGGACGGACGTATCCGTGACATTGAAGCTGACATCAATGCACTGAACCTTGACCGCGAGTATGCTTCATCCAGGATAGAAGACAGTCGCCAGCTTGTCAAGGAAATGGATGAAAAGAGATCCACACACCGTGAACGTGTGGACGGCTTTAAAGCGAAGATAACCGAGCTGGAAGCCACCCTTCAGAGCAAGCAGCAGCGTGAACAGGAACTTACGGAAGAACTTAAGGAGATGCAACAGAAACGCGCCATTAAGCAAACAGAGTATAACGCTGCGGAAAAGGATCTTCTTGCCACCAGATCGAGACTGGACGATGCTGACAAGACAATGATGGCACTGGAAGCCACACTGAGTGCCCTTGTTGACCAGACAAAAGACCTGAAGGAAGAACTGGACAGGCGCGGCATCGAAGAGGTCGAAGATGTGCCAAATTACGAGACCGTCAGCACAAGGATAGCATCCATAGAAAAGGCTATGGAAAGGCTTGAACCTGTGAACATGAGAGCCATTGATGAGTACGACGAGGTTGATGCAAGAGTTGTGGACCTTAAGACCAGAAGAGCCATCCTCTTCAATGAAAGGGAGCAGATCCTCGACCGTATCGACCAGTATGAGACCCTGAAGAAAGATGCTTTCATGGAAACATACAACGGCATCAATGAACCTTTCAAAGAGATATTCAACGAGCTTTCCGATGGTAGCGGAGAACTCGTACTTGATGATTACGAAGATCCTTTCAATGGAGGACTGACACTTCGGGCACAGCCAAAAGAGAAAACGCTCCAGCGTCTGGAAGCGATGTCAGGTGGAGAGAAAAGTCTTACCGCCCTGGCTTTCGTGTTCGCTATCCAGCAATACCGCCCGGCTCCATTCTATGCATTTGACGAGATCGACATGTTCCTTGACGGTGCAAATGCAGACAGGGTCGCCCAGCGTGTTAAAAAGGCCGGAACAAAAGCACAGTTCATTGTAGTATCCCTGCGTAAACCGATGATCGAAGCGGCTGAACGTACCATCGGTGTCACCATGCAGGAGAACAATATCACGAGCATTACGGGTGTGAAATTACGTTGA
- a CDS encoding secondary thiamine-phosphate synthase enzyme YjbQ, with protein MPVLTRYLEYSTKGNSEIIDITDDVIRSVSGSGISNGNVTVFAAGSTVAVTTLEYEPGLIHDLQQALERIAPQNIEYKHNERWHDGNGHSHVRASLLGQSESFPLIDGRLLLGTWQQIIFIDLDNKARSRKLVVQIVGE; from the coding sequence ATGCCGGTTCTTACAAGATATCTGGAATATAGTACAAAAGGTAATTCCGAGATAATCGATATAACTGACGATGTCATCAGGTCAGTGAGTGGATCCGGAATTAGTAATGGGAATGTTACTGTTTTTGCGGCAGGTTCTACTGTGGCAGTGACGACTCTCGAGTATGAACCCGGACTTATTCATGACCTGCAGCAGGCACTTGAACGTATAGCACCGCAGAATATCGAATATAAGCACAACGAGCGATGGCATGATGGCAACGGTCATTCACATGTGCGTGCATCTCTTCTGGGTCAAAGTGAATCTTTCCCGTTAATAGATGGCAGGTTACTTCTTGGGACCTGGCAACAGATAATATTCATCGATCTGGATAACAAGGCACGGTCACGCAAATTGGTCGTTCAGATCGTTGGTGAGTGA
- a CDS encoding glucose-6-phosphate isomerase family protein — protein sequence MVYNIEFGGVERHPDIRMLHDMKEVVCDRDWFDSVDDFELYYMFRHLSRSEAELKHINKQHLRYDITVIPPGMMGREFVKTAGHYHPNVPGENISYPEVYQVLEGEATYLLQKHEVDDIIDVVAIKAKAGDIALIPPEYGHVTINASDEPLKMANWVCCDFASSYVPFRDMEGGAYYLLDKGFVKNPRYKDLPELRYITPVDIPEFGLTCGRDMYELIKDTEKLRFLKQPQDFVGVFESILTI from the coding sequence ATGGTTTATAATATTGAATTTGGGGGAGTTGAAAGGCATCCTGATATCAGAATGCTTCATGATATGAAAGAGGTCGTCTGCGACAGAGATTGGTTCGATTCAGTTGATGACTTCGAACTCTATTATATGTTCAGGCATCTTTCCAGATCCGAGGCAGAACTTAAACATATCAACAAGCAACACCTGCGTTATGACATCACGGTAATTCCTCCGGGAATGATGGGGCGTGAATTTGTAAAGACTGCAGGTCATTATCATCCGAACGTTCCGGGTGAGAATATATCCTATCCTGAGGTGTACCAGGTGCTTGAGGGTGAGGCAACCTACCTTTTGCAGAAGCATGAGGTCGATGATATTATCGATGTTGTGGCAATAAAGGCAAAAGCAGGAGACATTGCACTCATTCCTCCGGAGTATGGTCATGTTACCATCAATGCATCCGATGAACCTCTGAAGATGGCTAACTGGGTATGTTGTGACTTTGCTTCCAGTTATGTACCATTCAGGGATATGGAAGGTGGGGCATATTATCTGCTGGATAAAGGTTTTGTCAAGAATCCTCGTTATAAGGACCTTCCTGAGCTAAGATATATCACTCCGGTGGACATTCCGGAATTTGGTCTTACATGTGGCAGGGATATGTATGAACTTATAAAAGACACTGAAAAACTGCGTTTCCTGAAACAACCGCAGGATTTTGTAGGGGTATTTGAGAGCATCCTCACAATTTGA